Proteins encoded together in one Flavobacteriales bacterium window:
- a CDS encoding RnfABCDGE type electron transport complex subunit D, whose translation MIFTSSQRAAFRKGYRQMDPRYGQIICQSIFMAFGLAWLGWEARIVDFLLIFASCLTFQRLFEKWFKTGRNAWQSAMISSLSLCLMFKAGAWWALPVCGLLTVGSKFLIRYNGKHIFNPTNFGILVTILITRMGWVSPGQWGSALIFMILIGALSLAVLFRVGRLDVAFSFLGVYAMMHFFYNYVILGWPMDYFLHQLSSGTLLLFTFFMITDPMTTPRHAVARVAWAGLTGVLAFVLSGYMYIHTAPLWALFFMSPLTPLFDTIFTAPRFTWQKVQA comes from the coding sequence ATGATTTTTACCTCATCACAAAGAGCCGCTTTCAGAAAGGGATACCGCCAAATGGATCCACGGTACGGACAGATCATCTGCCAATCCATATTCATGGCTTTCGGGCTGGCATGGCTGGGGTGGGAAGCCCGCATTGTTGACTTCCTCCTGATATTCGCATCCTGCCTGACCTTTCAACGCCTGTTTGAAAAGTGGTTCAAGACCGGACGCAATGCCTGGCAAAGTGCGATGATCTCTTCCCTCAGCCTTTGCCTTATGTTTAAAGCCGGGGCATGGTGGGCCTTACCGGTGTGCGGACTACTCACTGTGGGGAGTAAATTCCTCATCCGCTACAACGGCAAACATATTTTCAATCCTACCAATTTCGGCATCCTGGTCACGATTCTGATCACCCGCATGGGTTGGGTATCGCCCGGACAGTGGGGGAGTGCGCTCATCTTCATGATCCTGATAGGTGCACTGAGCCTGGCTGTGTTGTTCCGTGTGGGCAGACTTGATGTGGCCTTTTCCTTTCTGGGTGTGTATGCGATGATGCACTTCTTTTACAACTACGTGATCCTGGGCTGGCCGATGGACTATTTTCTGCATCAGCTAAGCAGTGGTACACTCCTGTTGTTTACTTTTTTCATGATCACTGACCCCATGACCACACCCCGTCATGCAGTGGCCCGTGTGGCCTGGGCAGGGCTTACAGGTGTTTTGGCCTTCGTGCTTTCCGGTTATATGTACATCCATACCGCACCCTTATGGGCACTGTTTTTCATGTCGCCCCTTACCCCGCTTTTCGATACCATTTTCACTGCACCCCGCTTTACCTGGCAAAAGGTGCAGGCATAA
- a CDS encoding DUF2330 domain-containing protein — MKTKAIILLATLGLISGQASAFCGFYVAKADATLFNQKSQVILVRDGDRTIITMSSDFKGDVKDFAMVVPVPEVLQRNHIRIADNSIFDKLDAYSSPRLVEYHDANPCYEVLYKDKMLRMAPVSMEANGFDLEEKAEADYGVTIEASYTVGEYDILILSAQESGGLKSWLTDNGYKIPANAHEVLDPYIKDGLKFFVVKVNLDAHRMSGYNSLRPLQIAFRSPRFGLPIRLGMANATGDQDLIVYAFTRKGRVELANYRTMEIPSNRNVPEFVQQKFGDFYRDLFKTSYKKEGGKAAFLEYAWDLSSNNFVKCDPCSTTPPDYAELREAGVFWVNNGQQNRSWGGSNYQGDLFFTRMHVRYNRKNFPQDLAFIETPNKESFQGRYIIQHAVTEDVTCDAAQDYYQTVTTRRKKELQELAALTGWSVASHQSYVDEYARRITNPNGWFGEDDFINKNGFDILPATDSDNRQKGHMVSLLAGAMSLLITLVIFAAVMFGLKQRRNERSS; from the coding sequence ATGAAAACCAAAGCGATCATTTTACTTGCAACCCTGGGGTTGATCTCCGGACAAGCAAGCGCATTCTGCGGCTTCTATGTAGCCAAAGCAGATGCCACCCTGTTCAACCAAAAATCCCAGGTCATCCTGGTGCGGGATGGCGACCGCACCATCATCACCATGTCCAGCGACTTCAAAGGCGATGTGAAGGATTTTGCCATGGTGGTACCGGTGCCTGAAGTGCTGCAGCGAAACCATATCCGCATTGCAGACAACAGCATCTTCGACAAACTGGATGCCTATTCCTCACCGAGACTGGTGGAATATCATGATGCCAACCCCTGCTATGAAGTGCTTTATAAAGATAAAATGCTAAGAATGGCACCGGTGTCAATGGAAGCGAACGGTTTTGACCTTGAGGAAAAAGCCGAAGCCGATTATGGTGTAACGATCGAAGCTTCCTATACCGTAGGGGAGTACGACATCCTTATTCTTTCTGCACAAGAGTCGGGTGGTTTGAAATCGTGGCTCACGGATAATGGTTATAAAATCCCTGCCAACGCACATGAGGTACTGGACCCATACATCAAGGACGGTCTGAAATTTTTTGTGGTGAAAGTAAACCTGGATGCACATCGTATGTCGGGTTATAACTCCCTGCGCCCACTTCAGATCGCGTTTCGCAGTCCGCGTTTCGGTTTGCCTATTCGTTTGGGCATGGCCAATGCCACCGGAGACCAGGACCTCATCGTCTATGCCTTCACCCGTAAAGGCCGCGTGGAACTGGCAAATTACCGCACCATGGAAATACCTTCCAACAGAAACGTTCCGGAATTCGTTCAACAGAAGTTCGGTGATTTCTACCGCGACCTGTTCAAGACCAGTTACAAAAAAGAGGGTGGAAAGGCCGCCTTCCTGGAATATGCCTGGGACCTCAGCTCCAATAATTTTGTAAAGTGCGACCCGTGTTCCACCACCCCACCAGACTATGCCGAGCTGCGTGAAGCCGGTGTATTCTGGGTGAACAACGGCCAGCAAAACCGCTCCTGGGGAGGATCCAATTATCAGGGAGACCTGTTCTTCACGCGGATGCACGTTCGTTACAACCGGAAAAACTTCCCGCAGGATCTGGCCTTTATCGAGACTCCGAACAAGGAATCATTTCAGGGCAGATACATCATCCAGCATGCTGTAACCGAAGATGTGACCTGTGATGCCGCGCAAGATTACTATCAAACAGTGACCACCCGCCGGAAGAAAGAACTTCAGGAACTGGCGGCACTTACCGGATGGTCCGTGGCTTCTCATCAATCGTATGTGGATGAATATGCTCGGCGAATTACCAATCCCAACGGCTGGTTCGGGGAAGATGATTTCATCAACAAAAATGGTTTTGACATACTGCCTGCAACGGACAGTGATAACCGTCAAAAAGGCCACATGGTATCGTTACTGGCCGGCGCTATGTCACTGCTGATCACCCTTGTGATATTTGCTGCCGTGATGTTTGGTTTGAAGCAACGGCGCAATGAGCGATCATCCTGA
- a CDS encoding lipoprotein signal peptidase codes for MKKAFITILLVLLIDQTLKFWVKTHMMIEDHFSVFGDWFYIHFTENNGMAFGITWGGKWGKLFLSLFRIAAVGGIFYYLTTLVKKKAPSGLIISIALIFAGAVGNIIDSAFYGVIFTDSFHRVATFMPDEGGYATFLHGKVVDMLYFPLMEGTFPDWVPGWGGERFLFFRPIFNVADSSISIGVFMILLFQKRYFPQEKKVKVDEEKENAEVVSTAAQ; via the coding sequence GATCGACCAGACCCTGAAGTTCTGGGTGAAAACCCACATGATGATCGAGGACCATTTTTCGGTTTTCGGTGACTGGTTCTACATCCATTTCACCGAAAACAACGGAATGGCCTTCGGGATCACATGGGGTGGTAAATGGGGCAAATTATTTCTCAGCCTTTTTCGGATCGCAGCGGTTGGAGGAATCTTCTATTACCTGACAACACTTGTAAAGAAGAAAGCACCATCCGGACTTATCATCAGCATTGCCCTCATCTTCGCCGGTGCTGTTGGCAACATCATCGACAGCGCTTTTTACGGAGTGATCTTTACAGACAGCTTCCACCGGGTGGCGACTTTTATGCCCGATGAAGGAGGGTATGCCACCTTCCTGCATGGCAAGGTAGTAGATATGCTGTACTTCCCGCTGATGGAAGGGACGTTCCCCGATTGGGTGCCCGGGTGGGGCGGTGAACGCTTCCTGTTCTTCCGGCCCATTTTCAATGTTGCAGATTCATCCATCAGCATCGGTGTGTTCATGATCCTGCTGTTTCAAAAGCGGTATTTTCCGCAGGAGAAGAAAGTAAAAGTGGATGAAGAGAAAGAGAATGCCGAAGTGGTCTCAACTGCTGCTCAGTAG